Proteins co-encoded in one Papaver somniferum cultivar HN1 chromosome 5, ASM357369v1, whole genome shotgun sequence genomic window:
- the LOC113277504 gene encoding protein CRABS CLAW-like: MDTHSHSEHLCYVRCNFCSTVLAVGVPWKRSVDTVTVKCGYCNCLSFLSTRPVGQVHHQSTALEQQSMSPNTGGTFQHPPPPQGYFEHRKGGQTSSMSSSSLTFDQQPSSNAPYVVKPPERKHRLPSAYNRFMKEEIQRIKTANPEIPHREAFSSAAKNWARYVPHSSGSSGASSSNTNERINAFGMGSLGDNNHP, from the exons ATGGATACCCATTCTCATTCTGAGCATCTTTGCTATGTTCGCTGCAACTTTTGCAGCACTGTTTTAGCT GTTGGAGTTCCATGGAAACGATCTGTTGACACAGTGACAGTGAAATGTGGTTATTGTAATTGCCTTTCCTTCCTCAGCACTAGGCCTGTAGGCCAAGTGCATCATCAATCAACTGCTTTAGAGCAACAGAGCATGAGCCCTAATACTGGTGGAACCTTTCagcatcctcctcctcctcag GGTTACTTTGAACATAGAAAGGGGGGACAAACATCGTCTATGTCTTCATCCTCGTTAACATTCGACCAGCAGCCAAGTTCCAATGCTCCTTATGTTGTTAAGC CACCTGAGAGGAAACACAGACTTCCATCGGCTTATAATCGATTCATGAA GGAGGAAATCCAAAGGATCAAAACGGCCAATCCCGAGATACCTCATCGAGAAGCTTTTAGTTCTGCAGCGAAAAAC TGGGCGAGGTACGTTCCGCATTCTTCAGGTAGTTCTGGTGCGAGTTCCAGCAATACTAAT GAGCGGATCAATGCTTTCGGTATGGGAAGTCTTGGTGATAATAACCATCCATAG
- the LOC113277505 gene encoding cationic peroxidase 2-like → MAGYYSTYLSIFLVLTITSLATISVQAQHTRFGFYFRTCPQAESIVRATVQTHVNANPRLAPGLLRMHFHDCFVRGCDASVLIDGPSTEKTARPNLSLRGYEVIEDAKKQIEAICPGVVSCADILALAARDSVVLSNGPSWPVATGRRDGRVSLASDTTNLPDVTDSVDVQIQKFADKGLDIKDVVSLVGGHTIGTTACSFVRYRLYNVDSTTGADPLIDPSFVQTLRDLCPADGDPTRRIAFDTDSEDRFDSNFFDNLRNGRGVLESDQRLWADSATQHVVRRFSGPFRGLSRLLFNVEFSQSMGKMSNVGVKTGLEGEIRTVCSKIN, encoded by the exons ATGGCAGGTTACTATAGTACTTATCTTTCTATTTTCCTCGTACTAACAATAACCAGCCTCGCGACAATATCTGTTCAAGCACAACATACTCGATTTGGGTTCTATTTCAGAACATGTCCTCAAGCTGAATCCATTGTCCGAGCTACTGTCCAAACCCATGTTAATGCGAACCCTAGACTAGCCCCAGGGTTACTGAGGATGCATTTTCATGATTGTTTTGTTCGAGGTTGTGATGCTTCGGTTCTTATCGACGGACCTTCCACAGAAAAAACTGCTCGACCTAATCTTTCACTGAGAGGTTATGAAGTCATCGAGGATGCAAAGAAACAAATCGAAGCTATTTGCCCTGGTGTTGTTTCCTGTGCTGATATTCTTGCCTTAGCTGCAAGAGATTCTGTCGTATTA AGTAATGGGCCAAGTTGGCCAGTAGCAACAGGACGTCGTGATGGGCGTGTATCATTAGCTTCTGATACCACTAATCTTCCCGATGTCACGGATTCAGTCGACGTACAAATACAAAAATTTGCTGATAAAGGACTTGATATTAAGGACGTTGTTAGTTTAGTTG GGGGTCACACCATAGGGACAACAGCTTGCAGCTTTGTCAGATACAGGCTTTACAATGTCGATTCAACTACCGGGGCTGACCCATTGATCGATCCATCATTCGTTCAAACTTTACGTGATCTATGTCCAGCAGATGGTGATCCAACTAGGCGTATCGCATTCGATACTGATAGCGAAGATAGATTTGATTCAAATTTCTTTGATAACTTGAGAAATGGAAGAGGAGTTCTTGAATCTGATCAGAGATTATGGGCTGATTCAGCGACTCAACATGTGGTTCGGCGTTTTTCTGGTCCCTTTAGAGGTTTGAGCAGGTTGTTATTCAACGTCGAATTTAGCCAATCAATGGGGAAGATGAGTAATGTGGGTGTGAAGACTGGTTTGGAAGGAGAAATTCGAACAGTTTgttcaaaaattaattaa